From the genome of Aspergillus oryzae RIB40 DNA, chromosome 4:
TTTTGTTGTCGGCATGGTCGATTAAGATGCGGTCTACGACGTCGATGAATGTTTGGGTCGACCAGATGCAATCGGACGGGCCAAATTTGCGAATCGGCTCGTAGTATTGCCAAAAATCGATGATCGCTTCGGTGACACCCGAAGAAGAGACAGCACCCCAGTAGACGTCGGGGTAGAGCTTGCGCAGGAAGGCGACAAAGGCGCCGGCATACGATCCACCATAGGCGATCCAGGGAGTCGTTTTAGATGTGAGATTTACATGCTCTAGCCCGGGAAAAACGACGTTGGAAGCAAAGTAGGCATAATCGGCCAATGCCTGGTCCGTTGACAGAAATCGAATATTCTCCGTCGTCAGATTGGCTACCGGGTAACTTTTGCCGTAATAGCGATGCTCCAGAATCACTCCAATGCCGTTATATGCAGAAGCCAGTTCGGTGACAATGCCCTGCGATAAGAAAGGGAACCGGTCGGTCGCGTCGGTTTCTCCGGCGGCGATCACAAACACCGGGCCCCCTTCCTTGTAGTATTGGGCGTCGAACCAGTATCGCAGGTCGAAATGGTCGTCGCTGTGCGGTGCATAGCGCGAGTCATTGTGGAAATGGTCCACAGGCACCGAGAGATAGTACTCAGGGTATTCAGCTGTTGTTGATTGCTGTTTCACCGCTGATTCCGGGGTCAATTGTTGCTTTGCGCGCAGCTCGGGATATGCCAGTTGCAAGGGCGTGTACTGGAATGCCTGCGCCAATGGGAGCAGAGACGCTGCTGACAACAGCAATTTCAGCGACGAATGCATCGTCACGGTGCAATGTCGACGGAAATTTGTGGGAAAATTGTCAACTCGTGTATGAAGATCGCCGGGGAATTGGCCTTGCATATAAAGCTGCCGGTTAGCCGCTGATTGCCGACAACGCGACGGTTTACCCCTCTCGCCGACATGCAATCAGCCCTTGGGGTTATCAATTCCCCATCGGACTCCGTGGGAGTGGAGTTCCTTGGCGGACTCTCGCCATAGTGCAACATGATGATCCAATGAGCGAAGTCTTCCCTCAAGGCAGATGTCGATCACTGcctgtgcctgaggccatTATCATAAGGCCGCGGCCCATGAccgtggttgttgttggtctGTTCGACAAGAGGCCCATTCTTGGTATACAAGGGTTGGTAGGCCAAAATCTTTGGAGAATGCTGATTATTGATTGAGTGTCTCTTCGGCCTGAACAGCAGAGCGTTATATATTTGATGAATCATATTTCATTGAGCTGATTCTCTTTCAACAATGCAGGTGATCTATCCGCTATACCTATATAGGTTAGAGGATACCGAGCTGGTTAGAGCACTTTTTTGCCAAGGGCGGTAGGTTATCTGGGCAAATGGGAGATAACCGAACAGCCAGCCTTTCCTTAACGGGCTGGTGTGTCTGGCAGAACAACGCGATTTACTTGAAAAGCTTCAAGATTCGCGTCTCTTTGTCTGAGCCGTTTCTTTATCTAAAAGTAGAAGGCGGTATGCCGATTCAAACCCCTGAAACTTGTTGGGAAGATGTGCGGCCGTACATCAATATGCTAAACCGATATCTGTGATTGTAGCCTATAGTTGCCTGGGCGAGGGATATAAATCGAAGCAGCTGCACTAGTCTGCCACTGCACTCTCCTGACTGGGAAAGTATACCCTCAGGATGGCCCCAATCATGATGAGCGGTTCCAGTGAGCCCGAGGACAGTGACGTGAGCCTAAAGCACGACCCATCAGTCAAAGCCGATCCAGACGACGAGCTGAACCTTCACAATGTGCCAGCCTCCCAGCCCGACTTGGATGACCTTGAGGACCACGAGCGGATCCTTCATTAtgatcttcttttggcgCAGACTCCTTCAATCACTGGCCCAcgccctccttctccgcgGTGGGTAAACAGGTAACAAGTAAGAGAGGGAAGATCTGACCTATGTCTTAGAGCACGTCCTAGTTCCGCGTCTGTTGTGTTTCCCTCGACTCCCGCTCTGACGGTGAGTCCGGCAGCAGCTTCACCACCCATCTCTCCAATCATGTCCCGTGAAGATTTCAACAAGTCACAGATTGCCGACCAGCCCCGTCTGCCCTGGAACTGGAGCAACCTAGGCAAAAATAGTGAGGCTTATACGCCCACAGTAGTCGGGAAGTGGTGGTATCGCACCTCGTTTGAGTTGGAGCAACTTACTGAAAACAGGTGCAACAACTTTGGGCATATCTTTCGTATCATGGAAACAGAACTTGGGGAGCAGCGACTCGGTGATGCCCGCTGTGCGCGTTGCAAAACTAACAATCAAGAATGTTGGGTCTACTCGAAGGAGGGCGCAGCGCAAGTGTCTCGCCCGGGCGATGCCTGCACCCGTTGCCGAGTCATTTCTTAAATGGGTGGGTGCAGCTTGTCGAAACGACGCAAGTCACATAGAAATAGGACACGGCCAGCCGGCCGGTCAGAAGCGTCAGTGCGGAGGTTGCTTCCATTGCCCTATCCGCCTCGTTCACCACGGTCCAATTCGCAGGGACATGGAGAGTGATAGTTTAAGTGCGGGCATGCATGCGGCATATCGCAAAGTCTTTGTGTCTGCCATATCATTAAGTTTGCCCTCGTGCATACAATTAGATGGCACGGTTTCCTCTATGGTATGACTTCATCTGGGCTTTTATCTGAAGGCATGCTCTGGCTCCAGAAAGGAGCAATAACTTTGACCAAGAAACGCCCCATTAGAACCAAGTGTTCTGCCGCCAATCTTAGTTGAGAGGGCCACGTCCAACACAAAGACAGCACCTCTTTTCACAACTTCGGTCACAGCCTAGGCAACACGCCATCTCAATATGCCAAGAGCAGCCAGTATGTATACTTCATCTGCGAGGATCACACAGCTGTTACATGTTGATTAAAGCCTTATGTTGGTAGTTAAGTGACTAGGTAGCAGGCTTATGTACCTGGAGAGCAGACAAGACAGACCTAATGGCTTGAAATTAAGAACTTAAGCCCTTGCCGGCACAATGATACAGGAACGAACTTTAGTTAACAACGGTGATTGGATGGATTGATTGACGTTCTTATGCTTCTGGCCATTTAGATGGAGACACTGTCTCACTAACCATTATCGAAGCTAATCAAAACTATAAATATGATCGTGGAGGACGATATTCCGGTCTTGCGCGACGATGTCCGAGCCCTTTCAATTCTTGGAATTGACTTGACCTGGATCCTCGCGCCGTGTTTGTCAGACAGAGAGACCCAGCCGTTTTGGTTGCCCTATGTTCTGCAAGTTAGCAGCATCTCCGCCCTATTGGTCTTGTCTAAGTTCTCGCTGGCCGATAGTACCCTGGAAATGTGTTCTATCATAAACTCAAGAACCATAATGTAATCGTGAACAATGTTTCGTTAGTCAAAGTCAATTCGAACCACAAGTTCATTCTTTACAATGTACCTTCTGTCCAGGGCCATCCCAATGGCCTTGCAAGTCATGCGCCGAAACTGCCCATGTTCCATCTCTTAAAGGAGATCTAGATGAAGGATCTGTTCCGGATCCGATAATAACGAAAAGCAGAAAGTCTCTCCCTGTCGTTGTTGAGACACATTCTGGAGAAGTGTTCTATACACTGACTTGGTTGTCCACTGCGGCGATGGGCAGTGGAAGCATGACACTCGCTGATTGCAATGGGGCCTTGAATATCCATATCAGTTAGCAGGGTAGCTGCGAGAGACCTGTACCTCTAAGAAGGTGTCGTTCGTCACCACTCCGGGACATGTTTTCCTGCAATGACATACGAAGCTAACATTTCCTGCTCAATGACGCGTGCGCATCTCTCCAGGTCAGACCCGGCCATAATGGGTGGCCACTGCCGACCATGGGGCACGCACGCTCGCTAGCCGATTCCATTGACTAGGTATTTTCCCCCTTCGCAAAAGGCTGGTGGAATAGCACTCAACCGAACGATAGTGGCCAATTGTATAATGCTTCTATCATATAGGCCTCCGCGGTACCCCTCAGATGACTTGATGTTGAGCATTAAGAGTCCAATATGTTAAGGGCATCATGAAACAGAAATCCATACATGGACTTTACGAAGCTGACAGAAATTAGTCTCTATCTCATCTTTCTGCACCATTACGCTTGAATACAGGTACATCTCCACGTTTGTCAATGGATTCGTTTCACTGATCTTATGCACTAGTGTTTGGTCGAAGTCGGAGAGTGGGTGCGGTTTCACGCACCACATGGGGACGTAAAGAGCCTTCAGTGAGTATTATTCCTGATCCAAACCATATACGTATGTAGTAATACTTCGCATGATCCTGTACCAAAGTTATAAGTTGGGCGGGTTGTAATTAACTTTCGCTCACTTGGGTCCTGTGCTTGGCTTCGTATTCTATTTTTTCAACACGAAGTTGTTCCCACGGCTTCTGTCCCAATGAACTGAATTTCCCTGGGAGGGCCAATCTATGACGTTTATATAAGTGTGAATAGCAAGTAATGAGGGATAAAATGGTCATTGGACTTAAGGATACAATTAGCTAATTTAGACGATCAGTATGCAGAAAATAGGGCGGCAAAAGAATGAACATATGTTAACAGATCCAGACAGAGGACTTTTATTTTTAGAAGACCTAATCTTTATAAGCCATATATCATAAGAAGACATTTCAAACATTTATTTTCGATTCCACGGTGCATCTCCGGCTTGCTACAGAGTGGGAAAACATCAAATAGTGAAACTCATCATCACTGTCCGGATATAGACAACCGTATCTATTTTCACAATTATAAACTAAAATACAAGCGTTTAGGGTAGTATGTACCTATTTAGGGAAGGAGCTCTCCTAGTACGAAGAGCGGTCTAGATTATATAGGTAAATCTAGATTAACTACGCAGTGGTGTGACAAAGCCTTCTATACCTTTTTATTGGCCTTGATTCAGGGCCACTCCTTGAGTATCCAAGGTGTACCGAAGATGATAATATATGTCACCTGGTGGTTATGTCTTGTCATCTTCACGACGTAGATTTGGGAGCATACTCCCATACCTCTCCTAGCTATCCCTGAGGCATAAATATCACCACCCCTGCTCTCCGGGATAGTCCTTGATCCTTCCTTCTAATCCGTAGTCAACTTGTACTTCAACCATTTCTCTAAACGATTCTAGTGAATAGTACGATGTTGCTATTTAGCTTTCTCACCTATACTGGCATAGCCGCTGCCTTGACCTGTAACATCATCGGTCCTGGCTCTGGCAATTGTCGTTCCTGCCCATCCGATAACTGCGATATAAAGCGAAAGTTCAATACCGGAAGCAAACAGAACTTTGGGTGTGTCTGGCCTAAAGGTGCACCGGTTTCTGGAAAAAAGTAAGCTTACCCTGTTGAAAACACCCGACATGTTCATCACTACTCTATGCTAATGCTGGTACTTGAAGACGCTGGGGTTATAACCAGGCCAATGATTGCTTTGTGACAGAAGTGAGGCT
Proteins encoded in this window:
- a CDS encoding uncharacterized protein (predicted protein); the protein is MSREDFNKSQIADQPRLPWNWSNLGKNSATTLGISFVSWKQNLGSSDSVMPAVRVAKLTIKNVGSTRRRAQRKCLARAMPAPVAESFLKWVGAACRNDASHIEIGHGQPAGQKRQCGGCFHCPIRLVHHGPIRRDMESDSLSAGMHAAYRKVFVSAISLSLPSCIQLDGTVSSMACSGSRKEQ